The nucleotide window TGGCCTGGCCGCCCGCGAAGGTCACCGGGTACTCCAGGGTGAAGTTGGTGTCCGCCTTGAAGGGGCCGGTGACCTCCAGGGTGGCGGTGCGCCCGTCACTGCCCACGGAGGCCTTGACGTCGAAGTCGCCGTGCTCGGTGGTGGCGTCGGCACCGGAGGCGTCGGTCAGCCTCACATTCTGCTGGCCGTCGGGCCGCAGGTTGAGGACCCAGCGGGTGAGGTCCTGGTTGAAGCTCATCCCCTCGCCGAGGGTGTCGGTGAAGGTGATGGTCTGACGGCTGCCGTCGAAGGTGGTGCCGAGCTTGGTGCCGGTGGTCTCGTTGGCGCCGAAGTTCACACCCCAGGTCAGCTCGGAGTAGTTGTTGTAGAAGCTGGAGGACCACTTGTAGAGCTGCCACGGGGAGTTCTCAGGGCCCCTGATGCCGCCGCCAGGGCCGGGCAGGTCCACCTGGGTGGTGCCGTTGGCGGTGATGTCGGCGGTCTGCGAGGTGGTCGTCTGGGTGATGGCCAGCAGCGCCGAGCCGTTGCCCTTGAAGTTGTGGAAGCCGGCCTGCTGGAGCTCGGTCACCTTGTCGTTGAAGGTGCAGGTGATCTCCTTGGCGGTCAGATCGCAGGTGCCCACCTGCGTGTCAGCGCCGTTGTGATCCACCGTCATGGGCAGGCTGGAGGGAACCTGGAGGTTCTCGAAGTAGGTGCCCAGGTCGATGGTGAAGGAGTCGCCGGGCTTCAGGGTGGTCCCGCTGGCATCCCAGTCGAAGCTCAGACGGGCGTTGTCGTAGTAGTTGAGGTTGCCCTCCTGGTCCGCATTGCTGCCGTCGACGCGCGTGAGCGACATGTTGGTGACGGTGATGCCCGGGTTCTCAGCGGCGTGAGCCGTCGAGGCCAGGGGGCTGATCGCGGCCAGGAGCAGAGTGAGGAGGGCAGCCAGTCCCGCAGCAGCCCCTCGGGTGAGGGCCGGACGGGACACGGCACCCGTTGGCACTGTGTTCATGGGATCTCCGAGTTCTGGACGTCGTCGATGTCGAAGGCCGGGCTCGTCCCATTCACGGAGCACCGGCACGTCTCAGGACGGCGGCTATTCCTTATCACTCCGTGACCTTCGTGACCACTCTGTCACAAACCGCACGATCCGCATAGCACATCAGCCAGACGGGCGATATCTCACAGTCCCATAGCAGGCACTAAGGGAAGTTCCCCGTCAACTCTCAGGTTCCTGGGGTTGACGGGGGCCGCCGACGGCAGAAGAACTCGACCACCCACGAGCCTGCCGGGGCCTCATGACCTGCGCATCCGCCGTCCTCGGGCCGGGCCGCCACCCCACCCGGGATCTCAGCAGCGCCTCAGCCCTCCAGGCGCAGGAGGTCCTCGATGGTCTCGGGGCGCAGCACCCAGCCCTGCTCGCCCCCGGCCACCCAGGCCACACCGGGGCGGGTGAACAGGTTGTAGTTCATGCCCATGGAGCGCCCGTAGGCGCCGGTGGCCGGGACCGCCAGCACATCGCCCACGGTCACATCCGCCGGCAGGTCCACGTCGCGGACCACCACGTCCCCGCTCTCGCAGTGCTTGCCCACCACGCGGCAGCGCACCACCCCGGTGGACTGCGAGCGCCGTCCCGCCAGCAGGGCGGTGTAGGCGGCGCCGTAGAGTGCGGGGCGCAGGTTGTCGCTCATGCCGCCCTCGACGCTGACGTAGAGGCGGCTGGCCCCCTGGCCCAGCTCGACCCGCTTGAGGCCGGTGACCCGGTAGAGCGTGACCTGGGAGGGGCCCGCGATGGAGCGCCCCGGCTCCACCGAGACGCGCGGCGCCTCATCGCCCAGCTCGGCGCACACCCGGCGCACCACCGCCGCCAGGGCGCGGGCCAGGGTCGTGGGCGAGGGGGCGGGGTCGTCGGCACCGGTGTAGGCGATGCCGAGCCCCCCGCCCAGGTCGATCTCCGGGCACAGCCAGCCGGTGTCGGCGGCCACCTCGTGGCGCAGCCGCAGGACGGCGGCGGCGGCCTCCTCGAATCCCGCCGGGTCGGTGATCTGACTGCCGATATGCGAGTGCAGGCCCCGCAGCTCCAGCTCGGGGGCCGCCACGATCCGGTCGATGGCCTCGCGGGCGGCCCCGGTGTGGATGGACAGGCCGAACTTCTGGTCCTCGTGGGCGGTGGCGATGAACTCGTGGCCGCCGGCATGGATGCCGGTGGTCAGGCGCACCATGAGGCCCGCCCGCTCCTGGGGGCCGTAGTGCCCCTCCTCGCGCCAGCGGCGCACGGCACCGGCCGCGTACTCGATCTCCTCGGGGGAGTCGATGACGATATGCCCCAGGCGGTGGTAGACGGCCAGGCTCACCTCGGCCTCGGTCTTGCCATTGCCGTGCAGACCCAGGCGATGGGCCCTGGTGGCGGCACCGGCCCCCTCGACCTGCTCGACGGCGGCCAGGCCCACGGCCAGCTCGCCGCGCGAGGCGGTGTCGATGCCCAGGCCCTCCTCCAGGGCGAGGCGGGCCACCCGGGTGGTCAGGAAGGCCTTGCCGGCATAGAAGGCCTCGCCCCCCGCCATCCCGTAGCCCTCCCAGAACTCCTCGGCCATGGCGGCG belongs to Actinomyces capricornis and includes:
- a CDS encoding DUF7926 domain-containing protein; translated protein: MNTVPTGAVSRPALTRGAAAGLAALLTLLLAAISPLASTAHAAENPGITVTNMSLTRVDGSNADQEGNLNYYDNARLSFDWDASGTTLKPGDSFTIDLGTYFENLQVPSSLPMTVDHNGADTQVGTCDLTAKEITCTFNDKVTELQQAGFHNFKGNGSALLAITQTTTSQTADITANGTTQVDLPGPGGGIRGPENSPWQLYKWSSSFYNNYSELTWGVNFGANETTGTKLGTTFDGSRQTITFTDTLGEGMSFNQDLTRWVLNLRPDGQQNVRLTDASGADATTEHGDFDVKASVGSDGRTATLEVTGPFKADTNFTLEYPVTFAGGQATPGSTYSNTVTMNGTDLSSTQEQTYVQYFDINVEMERGFGSFEVAKSVEGDSAGATQGASFVVDVAYELPAAASSYSNWAAPEGRKPQGEDRTGTTSLTVKAGEVTQFDGTFPVGTKVTLSEDLSQSTAPEGASWKDPVFTIDGQQTSTFTIGDQVRTKVELTNAVVSGPPAAPPTPSTPATPSAPATPSTPAAPPATSTPGAPNAPESPGAPSAPATPDQPGTPTTPTAVPPTGGTPGGPPTLARTGANAAALLVLAGLGMGGGAFMLARRRSS
- the lysA gene encoding diaminopimelate decarboxylase — protein: MTETAETGATAEEGGSAVPAGEAPLGALVCPEPEERPDLWPTTARRTEDGELEIGGRPVSAILDEAPAPVYVLDEADFRGRAATWAAAMAEEFWEGYGMAGGEAFYAGKAFLTTRVARLALEEGLGIDTASRGELAVGLAAVEQVEGAGAATRAHRLGLHGNGKTEAEVSLAVYHRLGHIVIDSPEEIEYAAGAVRRWREEGHYGPQERAGLMVRLTTGIHAGGHEFIATAHEDQKFGLSIHTGAAREAIDRIVAAPELELRGLHSHIGSQITDPAGFEEAAAAVLRLRHEVAADTGWLCPEIDLGGGLGIAYTGADDPAPSPTTLARALAAVVRRVCAELGDEAPRVSVEPGRSIAGPSQVTLYRVTGLKRVELGQGASRLYVSVEGGMSDNLRPALYGAAYTALLAGRRSQSTGVVRCRVVGKHCESGDVVVRDVDLPADVTVGDVLAVPATGAYGRSMGMNYNLFTRPGVAWVAGGEQGWVLRPETIEDLLRLEG